Below is a genomic region from Actinomadura sp. NAK00032.
AGGCCCGTCAAGGTGGGCGCGACCGTCTCCAACGCCGACGAGACGTTCGCGGCCATCGAGGATGGCAGCGGCGTGGTGCTGCTGGCCTCCGGCAACGCCGCCATCTACCGGCGCCCGGGGATTGTGGCGGTGCCGGTGGTGGGCTTGTCGCCGTCCAAGCTGGCCTTGGCATGGCGTGCCGACGACCACCGGAACGTCATCCGGGACCTCCTGCACACCGCCGGCGCGTGACCTGGCCGGTGTCCGGCGTGTGACCCGGCCGGTGTCTAGCGGACGCCGCGTGGGCGGAACTGGATGCTGATGCGGGGGCCGGTCACGCGGGCGCTCTTAGGGATGGCGTGCTCCCATGTCCGCTGGCAGCTCCCGCCCATCACGATGAGGTCGCCGTGGCCCAGTTCATGGCGGATCGTCTGGCCGCCGCCACCGCGCGGGCGGAGCAGCAGGCTTCGCGGGGTGCCGACTGACAGGATCGCCACCATCGTGTCGTGCGTGGAGCCACGTCCGATGGTGTCGCCGTGCCACGCCACACTGTCGCGGCCGTCCCTGTACAAGCAGAGACCGGCGGTGCGGAACGGCTCACCCAGCTCGTCGGCGTAGTGCTCGTCGAGTGCCGCTTTCGCCTCGTCCAGGACGGGGTCGGGGAGCGGCGCACCCTCGTCGTAGAAGGACAGCAGGCGCGGGACGTCCACGACGCGCTCGTACATGCGCCGCCTCTCCGCGCGCCACGGGACGGACGTCAGCAGCCGTTCGAACAGGGCGTCCGCTCCGGGAATCCAGCCTGGCAGGACGTCCACCCAGGCGCCGTGCGACAGCCGTGTCCGCCGCGCCGACTCCAGCGGGTGCGGGCCGCTCTCGTCGGTGCAGTCCAGCAGCGAGCCTTGGAACATGTCGCCACTGTACCCTTTTCACTCAAACATGTGTTCGATCATGATTGGATTGCGTGTTCTGTCAGTGGCGGACCGTAGCCTTCGCTCGTGATGAGAGACTTACCGCGGTCGGCGAAGGCGCTCGTGTGGGTCCGAGTGATCAACCAACTCGGCGCCTACGTGATGTCGTTCCTCGCCGTGCTCGCGGGCCCCGGTCTCGCGGCGGCGGCGCTGGCGGTCTTCGGGGTCGCCGCGCTGGTCTCGCGCTGGCTCGGCGGCGTCCTGCTCGACAGGTTCGCGCCGCGTACGCTCATCGTTCTCGGCCTGGCCTCGACGGGGTCGGCCCTGCTGCTCCTCGCCGCCGCGCAGGGCGCCGCTCAGGTCCTGGCGGCGGTCGCGCTGGTCGGGCTCGCGTTCGAGCTCTACGAGCCCGCCACCCAGGAGTCGCTCGCCCGGGTCGGCGGACGGCGCGACGACCTCTACGGCCTGCTCGGCACGTTCGCGGTGGCGGCGGGGGCGATCGGCGGTCTGCTCGCCGCCGTGCTGCTGCCGCTGGGCGCACGCTGGCTGGCGGTCGTGGACGGGATGACATGCCTGCTCGCGGCCGGTGTGGCGGCGTTCTTCATGGCCCGGGAGCCGCCGGTGGTGAGGGCGGCGCGGGACGTCCGATGGCGGCCGCCTCGGCGGCTGCTCCGGCTGACCGCGGCGAGCACGGCGTTCGGGTGCGGCTATCTGGCCGTGCTGATGTTCATGCCGCTCGTTCTGCTCCAGCGCGGTGCGCCGGCGTGGCTGCCCGGGCTGACGCTGACCGGAGCCGCCCTGCTCGCACCGCTGACCGGTTTTCTCGGGCGCCGCCGCTTGGACGCCTTCGATCATGAGCACGTCCTCGCCGCCGGGTGCGCGGTGCTCGGCGTCCTCGCGGTCGTGCTCGCGGCCGCCGGGCGGTCCGTGCTGCTCACGGTGGCGGCGTATCTGGCGTGGGCGGTCACCGACAGCGTGCTGCAGGGGCGCTGGCAGGCGATGATCGCCGACATCGCGCCCGAGCCGGAACGGCCGCGCTGGTTCGCGTTCTTCGGCTCGTCGTGGGCGGTGGCGCAATCGGCCGTCCCGGGCCTGGTGGCGCTGGTGGGCGCGGCGATGCCGGTCGGTGCGGCCGCGTTCCTGCTGACCCCCGCCTTCCTGCGCCGACCTGGCCGCCGCGGCTCGATCGACCCCCACGCGAGAGACCCCGCCGCCGCAGCCAACTGAACACCCTGACCTAGGCGCCCTTGGCGAACCCAACCTGCAGACGAACGGGGATGAGCCGAGGGGAAGGGGGAGAGGGGAGTGAAAGGGCTCAGAAGTCGTTGAGGAGGTCTTTGAGGAAGGTGGTGGTGCGGGCGGGGCGGGCGGCGCGGATGGCGAGCAGGTCCATGATCTTCTGGTATTGGGCGGCCTCGCCGCCTTCGGGGTAGCGGGCGCC
It encodes:
- a CDS encoding MFS transporter, with translation MRDLPRSAKALVWVRVINQLGAYVMSFLAVLAGPGLAAAALAVFGVAALVSRWLGGVLLDRFAPRTLIVLGLASTGSALLLLAAAQGAAQVLAAVALVGLAFELYEPATQESLARVGGRRDDLYGLLGTFAVAAGAIGGLLAAVLLPLGARWLAVVDGMTCLLAAGVAAFFMAREPPVVRAARDVRWRPPRRLLRLTAASTAFGCGYLAVLMFMPLVLLQRGAPAWLPGLTLTGAALLAPLTGFLGRRRLDAFDHEHVLAAGCAVLGVLAVVLAAAGRSVLLTVAAYLAWAVTDSVLQGRWQAMIADIAPEPERPRWFAFFGSSWAVAQSAVPGLVALVGAAMPVGAAAFLLTPAFLRRPGRRGSIDPHARDPAAAAN
- a CDS encoding alpha-ketoglutarate-dependent dioxygenase AlkB → MFQGSLLDCTDESGPHPLESARRTRLSHGAWVDVLPGWIPGADALFERLLTSVPWRAERRRMYERVVDVPRLLSFYDEGAPLPDPVLDEAKAALDEHYADELGEPFRTAGLCLYRDGRDSVAWHGDTIGRGSTHDTMVAILSVGTPRSLLLRPRGGGGQTIRHELGHGDLIVMGGSCQRTWEHAIPKSARVTGPRISIQFRPRGVR